A genomic region of Aeropyrum pernix K1 contains the following coding sequences:
- a CDS encoding M20 family metallopeptidase — translation MTASLNPGALEEAFGYSVDVLKRLISIPTVAPQGDHYGEAAELLARELESLGFETVVERVPSEYQREKCRHASDNPRFIVYGRRGEGPALHFNGHYDVVPGGPGWSVTEPFKPVVKDGKLYGRGAIDMKGGIAAALGAFKALHLSGAWPQGLRVEAAFVPDEEIGGECGTGYLVNGMGVTPEYVVLPEPSGLEKPWHGHRGILWMKVRVKGRTAHASTPWHGRNAFLLASAIALDLQQALASMYAGRRSRHRIEPEESAKPTVSLGGEAGVTGGGKTNQVPGEFYFTVDRRLIPEETVSQARDELLGVLTWLSVKHGAEVEAEEVISAEPAINEPGELYEALREAASQSGRSIGEPVVCPGGLDMWYYTVKGSKALAYGPRGELAHAPDEHIDLGELRFLVETFARLPITLAVALQRRT, via the coding sequence TTGACCGCCTCTCTAAACCCTGGTGCTCTAGAGGAGGCTTTCGGCTATTCTGTTGACGTGTTGAAGAGGCTCATATCAATACCGACCGTCGCGCCGCAGGGCGACCACTATGGGGAGGCCGCCGAGCTTCTGGCCAGGGAGCTGGAGTCCCTGGGCTTCGAGACGGTTGTGGAGAGGGTCCCCTCCGAGTATCAGAGGGAGAAGTGTAGGCACGCCTCCGACAATCCAAGGTTTATAGTATATGGGCGGAGGGGCGAGGGCCCGGCCCTCCACTTCAACGGCCACTACGACGTGGTCCCTGGGGGTCCGGGGTGGAGTGTAACCGAGCCTTTCAAGCCCGTGGTCAAGGATGGGAAGCTCTACGGCCGCGGCGCTATAGACATGAAGGGGGGTATAGCGGCGGCCCTCGGCGCCTTCAAGGCCCTCCACCTCTCCGGGGCCTGGCCCCAGGGGCTAAGGGTTGAGGCGGCCTTCGTGCCCGACGAGGAGATCGGGGGAGAGTGTGGCACAGGCTATCTAGTCAACGGCATGGGGGTGACCCCCGAGTACGTCGTGCTGCCCGAGCCCAGCGGCCTTGAGAAGCCGTGGCACGGCCACAGGGGTATACTGTGGATGAAGGTTAGGGTGAAGGGGAGGACCGCCCACGCCAGCACGCCGTGGCACGGGAGGAACGCGTTCCTCCTGGCGTCGGCCATAGCCCTCGACCTCCAGCAGGCGCTGGCCTCTATGTACGCTGGCAGGAGGAGCAGGCACAGGATAGAGCCTGAGGAGTCGGCCAAGCCCACTGTATCGCTAGGTGGCGAGGCGGGGGTGACGGGGGGAGGTAAGACGAACCAGGTGCCGGGCGAGTTCTACTTCACCGTGGACAGGCGGCTCATACCCGAGGAGACTGTATCGCAGGCTAGGGACGAGCTGTTGGGGGTGTTGACCTGGCTCTCGGTGAAGCATGGGGCGGAGGTTGAGGCGGAGGAGGTTATCTCGGCCGAGCCCGCTATAAACGAGCCGGGTGAGCTGTACGAGGCCCTGAGGGAGGCGGCCAGCCAGTCCGGCAGGAGCATCGGCGAGCCCGTCGTCTGCCCCGGAGGCCTCGACATGTGGTACTACACGGTCAAAGGCTCTAAGGCCCTGGCATACGGCCCCCGCGGCGAGCTGGCCCACGCTCCCGACGAGCACATCGACCTGGGCGAGCTGAGGTTCCTCGTTGAGACGTTCGCCAGGCTGCCCATCACCCTGGCAGTGGCCCTGCAACGGCGAACTTGA
- a CDS encoding MBL fold metallo-hydrolase: protein MSCAELYFLGTGAAVNPRRMQSSLLLDYMGVTVLVDASCGAANALEALGYPPESIGAVVVTHGHYDHVCGLGLLSFIKSFRGGPPLKLHSPPAAEGVVRSVVEAGLRSSARGGVGYSILPLRPGGEAGFGGVVRVRGLRADHTVEALSLEIGLAGLGFILVSGDTRPTEELEARAPRALATVHEATLPSGMAEKAAATGHSTVGEAVGVASKSGIGLLYHLTPESEEEALRASRGTRVMVPQDLQAVKIC, encoded by the coding sequence GTGTCGTGCGCCGAGCTGTACTTCCTAGGTACCGGGGCTGCTGTGAACCCCCGGAGGATGCAGTCCTCACTGCTGCTAGACTATATGGGCGTCACGGTTCTCGTAGACGCCTCCTGCGGGGCCGCCAACGCCCTCGAGGCCCTGGGCTATCCCCCCGAGTCTATCGGAGCTGTGGTTGTGACCCACGGCCACTACGACCACGTGTGTGGCCTGGGGCTCCTGTCGTTCATAAAGTCCTTCCGCGGCGGCCCCCCTCTGAAACTGCATTCGCCCCCTGCCGCGGAGGGGGTTGTGAGGTCTGTTGTGGAGGCGGGGCTGAGGTCCTCAGCCAGGGGTGGGGTCGGGTACTCTATACTCCCCCTCAGGCCTGGTGGAGAGGCCGGGTTTGGGGGTGTGGTGCGCGTGAGGGGGCTCAGGGCCGACCACACCGTGGAGGCCCTGAGCCTTGAGATAGGGCTCGCCGGGCTGGGGTTCATACTTGTCAGCGGCGACACCAGGCCGACGGAAGAACTGGAGGCTAGAGCCCCTCGGGCCCTCGCTACCGTGCACGAGGCGACCCTCCCGTCCGGCATGGCCGAGAAGGCCGCTGCCACTGGCCACTCGACGGTGGGGGAGGCTGTGGGGGTGGCCTCGAAATCGGGGATAGGCCTGCTATACCACCTCACGCCCGAGAGCGAGGAGGAGGCTCTACGCGCCTCCAGGGGTACCAGGGTTATGGTGCCCCAGGACCTCCAGGCGGTGAAGATATGCTGA
- the speD gene encoding adenosylmethionine decarboxylase, whose product MAQIPSSRTNGSGAQMRVFGLHVYGNFYECANTELLKSPEELEKVVLEAAREGGMTVLDIKSWKIGEGVSVVAIILESHITVHTWPEYRFATVDVYSCGGHTNPHRAFEVLAEALKPARVEKGVAERHLE is encoded by the coding sequence TTGGCTCAGATACCGTCCTCGAGGACCAACGGCTCGGGGGCGCAGATGAGGGTTTTCGGCCTACACGTGTACGGGAATTTCTATGAGTGCGCCAACACCGAGCTCCTGAAGAGCCCTGAGGAGCTGGAGAAGGTAGTCCTGGAGGCGGCCCGTGAGGGCGGCATGACAGTCCTAGACATCAAATCCTGGAAGATAGGTGAGGGGGTTAGCGTCGTAGCCATAATCCTAGAGAGCCACATAACGGTCCACACGTGGCCGGAGTACAGGTTCGCAACTGTAGACGTGTACAGCTGCGGCGGCCACACAAACCCCCACAGGGCCTTCGAGGTCCTCGCAGAAGCCCTAAAACCGGCTAGAGTGGAGAAGGGGGTCGCCGAGAGGCACCTGGAATAG
- a CDS encoding thioredoxin family protein has protein sequence MNVRLLVGVFLGLVMVASTFVVVFQGFGLTAPQGGGSSPSGGGEEGGLEEPQGLFPTVSYTLPLAGGDRLVYESTSTSASGTNVATNAVSIVEPGWPESSVEVQLLEAGDPVVTSTPEKGVLTTTLLALPKEYLGMQEIVIPVYIPPGRSGLCMRLTLEAGEAGGYTYRGYANVGDYTIAVKAVYRGDGILEAFEAGIVGGGLSIRYTQSLVEASVSGSDTMVSVEWECTADGFSSNLSYVKEGLAVLEDGRLIYITPEEFRQLLQGDAILAVYSKTCPHCHRDWPQLIQASKEVDVPIVMFIWGSLIGERELSAARLEMNKAGVEGTPTLVFYKEGRIVDKLVGATPWSLKVEKAREIYGG, from the coding sequence TTGAACGTTAGGCTATTGGTAGGCGTTTTCCTAGGGCTGGTGATGGTCGCGTCGACCTTCGTAGTAGTGTTCCAGGGCTTCGGCCTGACAGCGCCGCAGGGAGGCGGCTCCAGCCCCTCCGGCGGCGGGGAGGAGGGAGGGCTGGAGGAGCCGCAGGGCCTCTTCCCCACGGTATCATATACCCTACCCCTCGCAGGAGGGGATAGGCTTGTATACGAGTCCACCTCCACGTCAGCGAGCGGCACCAACGTGGCCACAAACGCGGTCTCCATAGTCGAGCCAGGCTGGCCCGAGAGCAGTGTTGAGGTCCAGCTCCTGGAGGCCGGAGACCCGGTTGTAACGTCGACGCCGGAGAAGGGTGTGCTCACCACAACCCTTCTAGCCCTGCCGAAGGAGTATCTGGGTATGCAGGAGATTGTGATACCCGTGTACATACCGCCCGGCCGCTCAGGCCTCTGCATGAGGCTAACGCTAGAAGCCGGGGAGGCAGGCGGGTACACATACAGAGGCTACGCAAACGTGGGGGACTACACTATAGCTGTCAAAGCGGTCTACAGGGGCGACGGGATACTTGAGGCCTTTGAAGCCGGCATAGTCGGGGGCGGCCTATCCATACGCTACACCCAGAGCCTGGTGGAGGCTAGCGTCTCCGGCTCCGACACGATGGTTAGCGTGGAGTGGGAGTGCACCGCGGACGGGTTCAGCAGCAACCTAAGCTACGTGAAGGAGGGTCTCGCCGTCCTGGAGGACGGGAGGCTAATATACATAACCCCCGAGGAGTTCAGGCAGCTGCTCCAGGGCGACGCTATACTGGCGGTCTACAGCAAAACCTGCCCCCACTGCCACAGGGACTGGCCACAGCTGATCCAGGCCTCGAAGGAGGTGGATGTGCCCATAGTCATGTTCATATGGGGCAGCCTCATAGGGGAGAGGGAGCTCTCCGCCGCCAGGCTCGAGATGAACAAGGCCGGTGTGGAGGGCACGCCAACCCTAGTGTTCTACAAGGAAGGGAGGATAGTGGACAAGCTGGTGGGCGCAACGCCCTGGAGCCTCAAGGTGGAGAAGGCTAGGGAGATATACGGGGGCTGA
- a CDS encoding radical SAM protein, whose translation MLGAMGTVAGVRLRRGRLLGDPLKALLAGSRGVWMARGCDLCFPGRKAVVFVTGLCDDSCFYCPVSRAKLGRDVFYVNEVPVASVEEAVAEVLRTGASGASLTGGDPLVALHRTLDVARALKSELGRGFHIHLYTSGRRMTPEVARALWEAGVDEVRIHPTERSLLSRVGMVKRYTGMSVGVEMPIAPGLEELAIEAVKTVEAVGGDFVNLNEMEIVEPNARALLARGYTESGERPFTVRGALEAVLRVLEWAAENSSVPVHFCPASFKDSIQTGNRLRSSAARDAYWYEEPTPHGTLTWGEVRGGSPPPGLGEERGGRIMLPPRADLLETVVRMYGGEAYIVEAHPTPSRTPIVSERRIA comes from the coding sequence GTGCTGGGCGCTATGGGCACGGTAGCAGGTGTTAGGCTGAGGAGGGGCAGGCTGCTGGGAGACCCTTTGAAAGCGCTCCTAGCAGGCTCTAGGGGCGTCTGGATGGCGCGTGGCTGCGACCTGTGCTTCCCGGGTAGGAAGGCTGTCGTGTTTGTGACTGGGCTCTGCGACGACTCCTGCTTCTACTGCCCAGTTAGCAGGGCCAAGCTTGGTAGGGACGTGTTCTACGTTAACGAGGTTCCTGTGGCTAGTGTTGAGGAGGCTGTGGCCGAGGTCCTGAGGACTGGGGCCTCGGGGGCGAGCCTCACCGGGGGGGACCCCCTGGTGGCTCTCCATAGGACCCTTGATGTTGCTAGGGCGTTGAAGTCCGAGCTGGGGAGGGGGTTCCACATACACCTGTACACTAGCGGCCGGAGGATGACTCCCGAGGTTGCTAGGGCGCTTTGGGAGGCGGGTGTCGACGAGGTCAGGATACACCCTACTGAGAGGAGCCTCCTATCGAGGGTTGGGATGGTTAAGAGGTATACCGGTATGAGCGTGGGGGTTGAGATGCCCATAGCCCCTGGCCTCGAGGAGCTTGCTATCGAGGCTGTCAAGACCGTAGAAGCCGTGGGGGGCGACTTCGTCAACCTCAATGAGATGGAGATAGTAGAGCCCAACGCCAGGGCCCTCCTCGCCAGGGGTTATACTGAGAGCGGTGAGAGGCCGTTCACGGTGAGGGGGGCCCTCGAGGCAGTCTTAAGGGTGCTGGAGTGGGCCGCCGAGAACAGCAGCGTGCCCGTCCACTTCTGCCCCGCGAGCTTCAAAGACTCCATACAGACTGGGAACAGGCTGAGGTCCTCGGCCGCTAGAGACGCCTACTGGTATGAGGAGCCCACGCCCCACGGCACCCTCACGTGGGGGGAGGTCCGGGGCGGCTCCCCTCCCCCGGGGCTGGGAGAGGAGAGGGGTGGGAGGATAATGCTGCCCCCCCGCGCGGACCTCCTCGAGACTGTTGTCAGGATGTACGGGGGGGAGGCCTACATAGTGGAGGCCCATCCAACCCCCTCTAGGACGCCCATTGTATCGGAGAGGAGAATAGCCTAG
- the ppsA gene encoding pyruvate, water dikinase yields the protein MERRLILWLDEISKDLLPLVGGKAAGLGEMIKAGIPVPPGFVVTSEAYRRFVFETGIAGFIKHILEETIVSGRPEEYEKASELIRSKFVRTPMPPYLRRAIVDAYRKLGTLVGVEEPRVAVRSSATVEDLPEASFAGQQETYLNVKGEEEVVEKVKTAWASLWTARALSYRDSLNIDHETALMAVVVQKMVSSRSSGVMFTIHPVTGEEDKIVIESIWGLGEYIVGGKVTPDRFVVSKSDLEILEVRISRKDKALFYDPDLNENVEIKIPESGEELEDLRRKHPAVAEVVEKYGIRPDAPSLSEKEVKELARLAIKVENHFARPMDIEWAIDFELSPPENILLLQARPETVWSRKKEEAEAKPPEEEAVPEGEVLVRGVPASPGVASGRVKVALTVEEAAKKMEKGDVLVTKMTDPDWVPYMKMASAIVTDEGGMTAHAAIVARELGIPAVVGTGDATKKLKDGMLVTVDGSRGVVYAGAVKTEEAREEEARPELGAAVAEVLSEVYPVTATKIYMNLGHPEEIDRYKHLPFEGIGLMRIEFIISSWIGYHPMYLIEQGRGVYFIDKLAEGVAKVASAIYPRPVVVRFSDFKTNEYRRLKGGEKYETLDERNPMIGWRGVSRYIHPNYEPAFRLEVRAIKKVREEWGLKNVWVMFPFVRTTWELERALKIMEEEGLSRGRDFKVWIMVEVPSTVFLADEFAKMVDGFSIGSNDLTQLVLGVDRDSGFLAKMGYFDERDPAVLRSIEILIEKAHSQGATVSICGQGPSVYPELVEFLVRRGIDSISVNPDAVVRVRRQVASIERRIMLERLEELGSRLSRL from the coding sequence GTGGAGAGGAGGCTTATCCTCTGGCTTGACGAGATTTCTAAGGACCTCCTCCCCCTCGTGGGCGGCAAGGCCGCCGGTCTTGGGGAGATGATCAAGGCGGGCATACCCGTCCCCCCCGGTTTTGTAGTCACGAGTGAGGCTTACAGGAGGTTTGTTTTCGAGACGGGAATAGCAGGTTTTATAAAGCATATTCTGGAGGAGACCATAGTCAGCGGAAGGCCCGAGGAGTATGAGAAGGCTAGCGAGCTCATCAGGAGCAAGTTCGTCAGGACCCCCATGCCACCATATCTCAGGAGGGCCATAGTCGATGCCTACAGGAAGCTGGGCACCCTGGTTGGGGTGGAGGAGCCGAGGGTAGCTGTCAGGAGCAGCGCCACAGTCGAGGACCTCCCTGAGGCCAGCTTCGCGGGCCAGCAGGAGACGTACCTGAATGTCAAGGGTGAGGAGGAGGTTGTGGAGAAGGTTAAGACGGCTTGGGCCAGCCTGTGGACGGCCAGGGCGCTGAGCTACAGGGACAGCCTTAACATAGACCATGAGACGGCTTTGATGGCCGTCGTAGTCCAGAAGATGGTGAGCAGCCGCAGCAGCGGGGTGATGTTCACGATACACCCCGTCACCGGTGAGGAGGACAAGATCGTTATCGAGTCGATATGGGGGCTAGGGGAGTACATTGTCGGGGGGAAGGTCACCCCTGACAGGTTTGTAGTCAGCAAGTCGGACCTCGAGATCCTGGAGGTGAGGATATCCAGGAAGGATAAGGCATTGTTCTACGATCCCGATCTCAACGAGAACGTCGAGATAAAGATACCGGAGAGCGGGGAGGAGCTGGAGGACCTCAGGAGGAAGCACCCCGCGGTGGCTGAGGTTGTCGAGAAGTATGGTATAAGGCCGGACGCACCCTCCCTCTCCGAGAAGGAGGTTAAGGAGCTGGCCAGGCTTGCCATAAAGGTTGAGAACCACTTCGCAAGGCCGATGGACATAGAGTGGGCTATAGACTTCGAGCTCAGCCCGCCCGAGAACATCCTACTACTCCAGGCAAGGCCGGAGACGGTGTGGTCGAGGAAGAAGGAGGAGGCGGAGGCGAAGCCCCCTGAGGAGGAGGCCGTGCCGGAGGGTGAGGTCCTCGTCAGGGGGGTTCCCGCCAGCCCCGGCGTGGCCTCCGGCAGGGTCAAGGTTGCCCTGACCGTCGAGGAGGCTGCCAAGAAGATGGAGAAGGGCGACGTTCTCGTGACAAAGATGACCGACCCCGACTGGGTCCCCTACATGAAGATGGCCAGCGCCATAGTGACGGACGAGGGGGGCATGACGGCCCACGCCGCAATAGTGGCCAGGGAGCTAGGCATACCCGCGGTCGTTGGGACGGGCGACGCAACCAAGAAGCTGAAGGACGGCATGCTGGTGACGGTGGACGGCAGCAGGGGTGTGGTCTACGCCGGGGCAGTCAAGACTGAGGAGGCCAGGGAGGAGGAGGCCAGGCCGGAGCTGGGTGCCGCTGTTGCCGAGGTGCTCTCCGAGGTCTACCCTGTGACCGCCACGAAGATCTACATGAACCTGGGCCACCCGGAGGAGATTGACAGGTATAAGCACCTGCCGTTCGAGGGCATAGGCCTCATGAGGATAGAGTTCATAATCTCGAGCTGGATAGGCTACCACCCGATGTACCTCATAGAGCAGGGCAGGGGCGTCTACTTCATAGACAAGCTCGCCGAGGGCGTTGCGAAGGTCGCCAGCGCCATATACCCCAGGCCTGTCGTGGTGAGGTTCAGCGACTTCAAGACCAACGAGTACAGGAGGCTGAAGGGCGGGGAGAAGTACGAGACACTGGACGAGAGGAACCCGATGATAGGGTGGAGGGGCGTCTCCAGGTACATACACCCCAACTACGAGCCCGCCTTCAGGCTTGAGGTTAGGGCTATAAAGAAGGTCAGGGAGGAGTGGGGACTGAAGAACGTCTGGGTCATGTTCCCCTTCGTGAGGACGACCTGGGAGCTGGAGAGGGCGCTGAAGATAATGGAGGAGGAGGGCCTCTCTAGGGGCAGGGACTTTAAGGTGTGGATAATGGTTGAGGTGCCGAGCACAGTCTTCCTGGCGGACGAGTTCGCAAAGATGGTCGACGGCTTCAGCATAGGCAGCAACGACCTAACCCAGCTCGTGCTCGGCGTGGACAGGGACAGCGGGTTCCTGGCGAAGATGGGCTACTTCGACGAGAGGGACCCCGCCGTTCTAAGGTCGATAGAGATTCTTATAGAGAAGGCTCACAGCCAGGGGGCGACTGTCAGTATATGCGGCCAGGGCCCCAGCGTCTACCCGGAGCTGGTAGAGTTCCTGGTGAGGAGGGGCATCGACTCGATAAGCGTCAACCCCGACGCCGTGGTGAGGGTGAGAAGGCAGGTTGCCAGCATAGAGAGGAGGATAATGCTGGAGAGGCTGGAGGAGCTGGGCTCCAGGCTCTCCAGGCTCTAG
- a CDS encoding preprotein translocase subunit Sec61beta, with translation MRRRRERRATPVTAAGLLSFYEEYEGKIKISPTIVVGAAILVSAVVAAAHIFLPAVP, from the coding sequence GTGAGGAGAAGGAGGGAGAGGAGGGCCACCCCGGTTACAGCCGCAGGCCTGCTGTCGTTCTACGAAGAGTATGAGGGGAAGATAAAGATAAGCCCCACTATAGTCGTCGGGGCCGCTATTCTAGTCTCCGCAGTGGTAGCTGCCGCACACATATTCCTGCCCGCCGTACCGTAG
- a CDS encoding tRNA(Ile)(2)-agmatinylcytidine synthase has protein sequence MNIGFDDVDFRGGGCTTHFAGLLLHTLARRGGYTLADYPILARLNPGIPWKTRGNAAVVLRLWARGEDEALDAVETALQLMWDYTGGRPSEAGKGPGMAVLVGDPYRPRLESLYKRALAGVLDRESAAGAVEKEGGRVYGGRGIIGAAASLAALGPAEDYTWELVAYRRPEAWGAARCVDWEAAVKVESTLPPCTFNNIDMAEGRVAAAPAGPDPVLAGFRGDCPHLLPRYSEALCEEPHFWVLYRSNQHTDAPRGLERRIYPYSYVTVEAEVLGTPQTLPGGHVVVRASTGEGEADLVFYREASPLNRVARLLAPGDSVEAMGSVRPYRPRGLWTVAVDKLVVRRLAPVYERHSPLCPRCGARMESAGRGRGYRCPRCGYASREARPLETPVPRALQPGVYTPREGRLRHLTAPPGRRPAGRRPPRPMKLEWAFSPGPSPPEPPGGVGESFSLQP, from the coding sequence TTGAACATAGGCTTCGACGACGTAGATTTTAGGGGGGGAGGCTGTACAACACACTTCGCAGGCCTCCTCCTACACACTCTGGCCAGGAGGGGCGGCTACACCCTGGCCGACTACCCCATACTGGCCAGGCTAAACCCGGGTATACCGTGGAAGACCAGGGGCAACGCGGCTGTAGTCCTCAGGCTCTGGGCCCGGGGCGAGGACGAGGCTTTAGACGCTGTCGAGACTGCCCTCCAGCTCATGTGGGACTACACCGGCGGGAGGCCAAGTGAGGCGGGTAAGGGGCCTGGCATGGCAGTACTGGTGGGAGACCCCTACAGGCCCCGGCTAGAGTCTCTGTACAAGAGGGCTCTAGCCGGGGTTCTTGACAGGGAGTCTGCGGCGGGTGCTGTGGAGAAGGAGGGGGGCAGGGTTTACGGGGGGCGGGGTATCATAGGTGCGGCAGCGTCTCTAGCTGCCCTGGGGCCGGCGGAGGATTACACGTGGGAGCTTGTGGCCTACAGGAGGCCGGAGGCGTGGGGGGCGGCGAGGTGCGTAGACTGGGAGGCCGCTGTCAAAGTTGAGTCCACCCTACCGCCCTGCACCTTCAACAATATAGACATGGCTGAGGGGAGGGTTGCAGCCGCCCCCGCGGGCCCCGACCCGGTGCTGGCCGGCTTCCGGGGTGACTGCCCACACCTGCTGCCCAGGTACTCTGAGGCCCTCTGCGAGGAGCCCCACTTCTGGGTTCTATACCGCAGCAACCAGCATACAGACGCCCCCCGGGGGCTTGAGAGGAGGATCTACCCCTACTCCTACGTGACTGTAGAGGCTGAGGTCCTCGGCACGCCCCAAACACTCCCTGGGGGCCACGTTGTGGTGAGGGCCTCGACGGGGGAGGGCGAGGCCGACCTCGTATTCTACAGGGAGGCATCCCCCCTGAACAGGGTTGCCAGGCTCCTGGCCCCCGGCGACTCTGTCGAGGCTATGGGGAGCGTCAGGCCCTACAGGCCCCGAGGCCTCTGGACAGTGGCTGTGGACAAGCTGGTGGTGCGGCGCCTGGCCCCAGTCTACGAGAGGCACTCGCCCCTATGCCCCCGCTGCGGGGCCAGGATGGAGAGCGCGGGCAGGGGGAGGGGCTACAGGTGCCCCCGCTGCGGCTACGCCTCGCGAGAAGCCAGGCCCCTCGAGACCCCGGTGCCCCGGGCGCTGCAGCCGGGCGTCTACACGCCCAGGGAGGGCAGGCTAAGGCACCTTACAGCACCGCCGGGCAGGAGGCCCGCGGGCCGGAGGCCGCCCCGCCCTATGAAGCTTGAGTGGGCATTCTCCCCCGGCCCAAGCCCTCCTGAGCCCCCGGGGGGTGTGGGGGAGAGTTTTAGCCTCCAGCCGTAA
- a CDS encoding Lrp/AsnC family transcriptional regulator codes for MPEALVAINVNVGKEDEVFNKLLEMPEVKEVFMVYGIYEIIALVEAPTMDQLRETITGKIRKVDGVKMTLTMVIVTRRVKNKG; via the coding sequence ATGCCGGAAGCGCTTGTCGCCATCAACGTCAACGTAGGGAAGGAGGATGAAGTGTTTAACAAGCTGCTGGAGATGCCCGAGGTTAAGGAGGTGTTCATGGTATACGGGATATACGAAATAATAGCCCTAGTCGAGGCCCCAACGATGGACCAGCTGAGGGAGACTATAACCGGTAAGATAAGGAAGGTGGACGGGGTCAAGATGACCCTTACCATGGTGATAGTGACGAGGAGGGTTAAGAACAAGGGGTAG
- the hisS gene encoding histidine--tRNA ligase → MAGGRPRPPRGFRDFPPEVMILRKRLLSRLERVFESYGFDPLDTPAVEYWETLSGKYGEEAESRLIWRFQDPWSGRWYALRYDLTVPLARFVASNPGLPMPFKRYHIGKVWRHEEPQKGRYREFVQCDADIVGSPYPEADAEIVSLAVDSIDALGLPGFRVRVNDRRLLAGVFEEELGFDNPLPIYRAIDKLDKIGVEGVRRELERLGLPGSTVERIMEIISWRGRPGEVLESVRRGYGSNEKVREALDHLEEMLSLADDKRVELDMSLVRGLDYYTGPILEVVLDEPRIGSVAGGGRYDGLVGMFAGRDIPATGVSIGIERIIDAGLELGVYSLDVKTVAQVAVVVLDRRYYRYAWEAARILRRGGLNVRIDLSRASGQVQRRKASRLGIPVLAFVGAKEAEGGFLTLYSAAKGERVAVPLGEAVKAVERLLPS, encoded by the coding sequence GTGGCAGGAGGTCGCCCTAGACCCCCCCGGGGGTTCAGGGACTTTCCACCCGAAGTCATGATACTCAGGAAGAGGCTCCTCTCCAGGCTCGAGAGAGTTTTCGAGAGCTACGGCTTCGACCCGCTGGACACGCCGGCGGTGGAGTATTGGGAGACCCTCTCCGGTAAGTATGGTGAGGAGGCGGAGTCGAGGCTGATATGGAGGTTCCAGGACCCGTGGAGCGGGAGGTGGTACGCGCTAAGGTACGACCTCACTGTCCCCCTAGCCAGGTTCGTGGCCTCAAACCCGGGGCTGCCGATGCCTTTCAAGAGGTACCACATAGGGAAGGTTTGGAGGCACGAGGAGCCGCAGAAGGGGAGGTACAGGGAGTTCGTCCAGTGCGACGCAGACATAGTCGGCAGCCCCTACCCGGAGGCGGACGCGGAGATTGTAAGCCTTGCTGTGGACAGTATCGACGCCCTGGGGCTCCCAGGGTTTAGGGTTAGGGTTAACGATAGGCGCCTCCTCGCCGGGGTTTTCGAGGAGGAGCTGGGGTTTGACAACCCCCTCCCCATCTACAGGGCTATAGACAAGCTGGATAAGATAGGTGTGGAGGGTGTTAGGAGGGAGCTAGAGAGGCTGGGGCTCCCGGGATCCACCGTTGAAAGGATCATGGAGATTATCTCCTGGAGGGGGAGGCCCGGCGAGGTCCTGGAGTCCGTCAGGAGGGGTTACGGCTCCAACGAGAAGGTTAGGGAGGCGCTTGACCATCTAGAGGAGATGCTCTCCCTCGCCGACGATAAGAGGGTAGAGCTTGACATGAGCCTCGTTAGGGGCCTCGACTACTACACCGGCCCTATACTCGAGGTAGTCCTAGACGAGCCGAGGATAGGTAGTGTAGCGGGGGGAGGGAGGTACGACGGGCTTGTGGGGATGTTCGCGGGGAGGGATATACCGGCCACTGGCGTGAGCATAGGAATAGAGAGGATCATAGACGCTGGCCTCGAGCTCGGGGTTTACAGTCTAGACGTGAAGACAGTAGCCCAGGTTGCCGTCGTCGTGCTAGACCGGAGGTACTACAGGTACGCCTGGGAGGCGGCCCGCATACTCAGGAGGGGTGGGCTAAACGTTAGGATAGACCTCTCCCGGGCCAGCGGCCAGGTTCAGAGGAGGAAGGCCTCGAGGCTGGGCATACCCGTCTTGGCTTTCGTGGGGGCCAAGGAGGCTGAGGGCGGGTTCCTAACGCTCTACAGCGCCGCGAAGGGTGAGAGGGTTGCAGTGCCGCTGGGGGAGGCTGTGAAGGCGGTGGAGAGGCTCCTCCCCTCCTAA
- a CDS encoding SWIM zinc finger family protein produces the protein MRDACLEYLALEPDEVLGHSGRFVRLEPGGGQGVWVYLGESRDYILVEGLYCSCPSMAGSLVKGGWGCKHLRGLKAAVSSGRFRRVSVEPGEVRQVVLEVYSTGLAVTVRRRLSAG, from the coding sequence GTGAGGGACGCTTGCCTGGAGTACCTGGCTCTGGAGCCCGACGAGGTCCTCGGCCATTCCGGTAGGTTCGTTAGGCTTGAGCCGGGCGGGGGGCAGGGGGTTTGGGTGTACCTGGGCGAGTCCAGGGACTATATACTTGTGGAGGGGCTGTACTGCTCCTGCCCCAGCATGGCGGGGAGCCTTGTGAAGGGGGGTTGGGGGTGTAAGCATTTGAGGGGGCTTAAGGCGGCGGTCTCGAGCGGCAGGTTCAGGAGGGTTTCAGTGGAGCCGGGGGAGGTAAGGCAGGTTGTATTGGAGGTCTACTCCACCGGGCTGGCGGTCACTGTTAGGAGGAGGCTTTCGGCGGGTTAG